One segment of Sylvia atricapilla isolate bSylAtr1 chromosome 8, bSylAtr1.pri, whole genome shotgun sequence DNA contains the following:
- the ZNF518A gene encoding zinc finger protein 518A isoform X2 → MSSEQEHFFCDKKQISFLKHNAMKNFSTDITLKEELVSDPLSMTIQPAILDVNLTYGLKNVKIELPKVNIPNEVLMKHEVDRFRKLFQCKHQTARKSLSLVKISGSNLSCSEGTHLEIKPEVQFEEGLKTAAKVLNFTCTKCKDNIRYSPNDLQKHFQLLHYGELPLYPCEMCSFSANDFQSFKQHRRVHRSTLVKCELCHDEQVYTLLALTKHFISEHCVNGHFRCEKCGFSTHDVGTFVQHIHKHKEIPYKCGKCHQENLTEEELKNHLLVHTSMFSFGCPYCSYSTSRKDYLLKHIIALHRDHLIAKEKLEKDKYEKRIVKTPAGLKLVLRRYKMGASKKPLWRWKKINSGSDSAGEENTQVLRNVNKVQTNAEELNQCMRDVEMNEEKDHIKYTDKCHFMGGTLSATTAQYNKADDGTSNGLGLLKNTVHGPTVLMVKNNKIAVPANYSAKFMGFKIVDGKQHIVIKLLPTSKQNEYLLCQKVDPVKDGSSTPLLQTADSFGLSSGAIPHVTDQSTLKNNCAHPLTSPPFSCRAPHSGKTKVEKQNHSVLYGRSVSETVAPSNTAVGKGPNYLSMKLDSTVPPLEEVTKVGTQTSFSWGSFRPSSHPQVLPPAITNTLHYDPMKMPFFPELKMQNGGLNNSNGTDNLCCSTSVDSCNEGLLSFHNYSKMDPLDNPCSIWTSTDDRYKEYSKRSSFLNSRNEPASSHSESMKGLKAEKVVSAQSNINKTYEHINTKNNSVSFKSQSKYSVDSECFTEDKHNGQQYLDTNTEQGFQNVPEKYQENASDCVNSFLMPKITSVFSLQSEQAANYLSPEINQLLQDVLKVKPTSQQEFHSKMSNCVKLHSDKLLCGPETRNAACVHLKNSATACGFQRSPSNVHFSLCMRELNTRCSTNEGTCGRERPTPKTSLDSQDVDKLSRTPGVGTLLNTPTDEFTQQLVKDKVLSAAQNPSSFSPVLPVLQEQKKALFVQSLPSRFFVPFHLSNQSRHQVVSGKSLPSTSSSDGRVTNSVPASFVSNKGPGMILSFSGAVGTVANAPNASSQVSGGIASREFGKITISASEVKGENGSFRNVRSSCNGEVCGIVNDSLNSMPFKAPLVMTNSSESSVKTTSVKVLPVHQDAVFGSLESVKQQEIKQEQHVYALSPDGQQEHFLKCMTPNKPVVHKPIFFQDNAHQNCQPKKTGAMQQQLLLKIKTPTSDTLSDNTQSVSNSVPSLQVDNLQFLTPALAQKQTNLSFNDALNLTGIEHYY, encoded by the exons ATGTCATCTGAACAGGAACACTTTTTTTGTGACAAAAAGCAAATCAGTTTCTTAAAACACAATGCTATGAAGAATTTTTCTACAGACATTACTTTGAAAGAAGAACTGGTGAGTGATCCTTTAAGTATGACGATTCAACCTGCAATTTTGGATGTCAATCTCACTTATGgactgaaaaatgtgaaaattgaATTGCCCAAGGTGAACATTCCAAATGAGGTATTGATGAAACATGAAGTTGATAGGTTTAGAAAACTCTTTCAGTGTAAGCATCAAACTGCAAGGAAGTCCTTAAGTCTAGTGAAAATAAGCGGAAGCAATCTCAGTTGTTCAGAAGGAACCCACTTGGAAATTAAACCAGAAGTGCAATTTGAAGAAGGGTTGAAAACTGCAGCAAAGGTGCTGAATTTCACTTGTACAAAGTGCAAGGATAACATTAGATACAGCCCAAATGAcctacagaaacattttcagctgtTACACTATGGCGAGTTGCCTTTGTATCCTTGTGAGATGTGCAGCTTCTCAGCTAATGACTTTCAGTCATTTAAACAGCACAGACGTGTCCATCGTAGCACTTTAGTGAAATGTGAGCTCTGTCATGATGAACAGGTGTACACTTTGTTGGCTTTGACAAAACACTTCATATCAGAGCATTGTGTAAATGGACACTTTCGGTGtgaaaaatgtggattttctACACATGATGTGGGTACATTTGTTCAGCACATTCACAAACATAAAGAGATTCCCTATAAATGTGGAAAATGCCATCAAGAAAACTTGACAGAGGAGGAGCTCAAAAATCATCTTCTTGTTCATACGagtatgttttcttttggttgtcCTTATTGCAGTTACAGCACATCACGGAAAGattatcttttaaaacacatcATAGCTTTACACAGAGACCACttaattgcaaaagaaaaactggaaaaagataaatatgaaaaaagaatAGTAAAGACTCCAGCAGGACTGAAGCTTGTGTTAAGAAGGTATAAAATGGGAGCATCGAAAAAACCACTCTGGAGATGGAAGAAGATAAACAGTGGAAGTGACAgtgctggagaagaaaatacacaAGTGCTAAGAAATGTGAATAAAGTTCAGACAAATGCTGAGGAGCTGAACCAGTGTATGAGAGACGTGGAAATGAATGAAGAGAAAGATCACATTAAATACACAGACAAATGTCATTTCATGGGTGGGACGCTCTCTGCTACTACTGCACAGTACAATAAGGCAGATGATGGAACAAGTAACGGCCTGGGATTATTGAAGAACACTGTTCATGGGCCAACAGTATTGatggttaaaaataataaaatagctGTTCCAGCAAATTACAGTGCTAAATTTATGGGCTTTAAAATAGTAGATGGAAAACAACATATTGTTATAAAATTACTACCTACAAGTAAGCAAAATGAATATTTGTTGTGTCAGAAGGTTGATCCTGTTAAAGATGGTTCTTCAACTCCTTTGCTACAGACTGCTGATTCCTTTGGCTTGTCTTCAGGTGCTATACCACATGTAACTGACCAGTCAACCTTAAAGAACAATTGTGCTCATCCATTAACCTCCCCTCCATTTTCTTGTCGTGCTCCTcattcaggaaaaacaaaagtggaaaaacaaaatcactcCGTATTGTATGGTAGGAGTGTTTCTGAAACTGTAGCACCTTCTAATACAGCTGTAGGAAAAGGTCCAAATTACTTGTCAATGAAGCTGGACTCAACTGTTCCTCCACTTGAAGAGGTAACAAAAGTTGGAACTCAGACTAGTTTCTCATGGGGAAGCTTTCGTCCTTCAAGTCATCCTCAGGTATTACCACCCGCTATTACAAATACCCTTCATTATGACCCTATGAAAATGCCCTTCTTTCCTgaactgaaaatgcaaaatggtGGCCTGAATAATAGTAATGGAACTGATAATCTCTGTTGTTCAACCTCAGTGGATTCATGTAATGAAGGATTGTTGTCTTTTCACAACTATTCCAAAATGGACCCTTTGGATAATCCATGTAGCATTTGGACATCAACAGATGACAGATACAAGGAATATAGCAAAAGAAGTTCTTTTCTAAACAGTAGAAATGAACCTGCATCTTCACATTCAGAATCCATGAAAGgtttaaaagcagagaaagttGTGTCAGCCCaatcaaatattaataaaacttACGAACACATAAACACTAAGAATAACTCTGTGTCTTTTAAAAGCCAGTCTAAATACAGTGTTGACAGCGAGTGTTTTACAGAGGACAAGCATAATGGCCAACAGTATTTGGACACTAACACAGAGCAAGGCTTTCAGAACGTACCTGAGAAATACCAGGAAAATGCCTCTGATTGTGTTAACTCTTTCTTAATGCCTAAAATCACATCTGTTTTCTCATTGCAAAGTGAACAGGCAGCTAATTATTTATCGCCTGAGATAAACCAGTTACTGCAAGATGTGTTAAAAGTAAAACCAACTTCTCAGCAAGAGTTCCACAGCAAGATGAGTAACTGTGTCAAACTTCATTCTGATAAGCTGCTTTGTGGTCCTGAGACCAGGAATGCAGCCtgtgttcatttaaaaaactcTGCAACTGCGTGTGGTTTTCAGAGGTCTCCTTCTAATGTACACTTCTCTTTATGTATGAGAGAGTTGAACACAAGATGTAGCACAAATGAAGGTACATGTGGGAGAGAAAGACCTACACCCAAAACATCACTTGATTCACAGGATGTGGACAAATTATCCAGAACTCCGGGTGTTGGTACTTTGCTAAACACTCCTACAGATGAGTTTACGCAGCAGTTAGTAAAAGATAAAGTACTGTCTGCAGCTCAAAATCCTAGCAGCTTTTCACCAGTTTTGCCTGTTCTTCAGGAACAGAAGAAAGCCCTTTTTGTTCAGTCCCTTCCATCACGattttttgttcctttccaCCTTTCCAACCAGTCTAGACATCAGGTGGTTTCCGGAAAATCTCTTCCATCAACCAGTTCATCAGATGGGCGTGTTACTAATAGTGTACCTGCAtcttttgtttcaaataaagGACCTGGAATGATTTTATCTTTTAGTGGGGCAGTTGGAACAGTTGCAAATGCCCCTAATGCTAGTTCTCAGGTTTCAGGGGGAATTGCATCCAGAGAATTTGGGAAAATAACTATATCAGCTTCAGAAGTGAAGGGTGAAAATGGCAGTTTTAGAAATGTAAGGAGTTCCTGTAATGGGGAAGTATGTGGTATAGTAAATGACTCCTTGAATAGTATGCCATTCAAAGCACCTCTTGTAATGACAAACTCATCAGAGTCGTCTGTGAAAACAACTTCTGTAAAGGTGTTACCAGTGCACCAGGATGCTGTCTTCGGTTCTTTGGAGTCAGTAAAGCAGCAGGAAATTAAACAGGAACAACATGTTTATGCACTTTCGCCTGATGGACAGcaggaacattttctgaaatgtatgACACCAAACAAGCCTGTAGTTcataaaccaattttttttcaggataatGCTCATCAAAATTGTCAACCAAAGAAAACTGGAGCCATGCAACAACAGCTTTTGCTGAAAATTAAGACTCCTACTTCGGATACACTGTCTGATAACACTCAGTCAGTAAGCAACTCGGTGCCCTCACTACAGGTGGATAACTTGCAGTTCCTTACTCCTGCACTAGCACAGAAACAAACTAATCTTAGTTTTAATGATGCCTTAAACTTAACAG ggatTGAACACTATTATTAG
- the ZNF518A gene encoding zinc finger protein 518A isoform X1, translating into MSSEQEHFFCDKKQISFLKHNAMKNFSTDITLKEELVSDPLSMTIQPAILDVNLTYGLKNVKIELPKVNIPNEVLMKHEVDRFRKLFQCKHQTARKSLSLVKISGSNLSCSEGTHLEIKPEVQFEEGLKTAAKVLNFTCTKCKDNIRYSPNDLQKHFQLLHYGELPLYPCEMCSFSANDFQSFKQHRRVHRSTLVKCELCHDEQVYTLLALTKHFISEHCVNGHFRCEKCGFSTHDVGTFVQHIHKHKEIPYKCGKCHQENLTEEELKNHLLVHTSMFSFGCPYCSYSTSRKDYLLKHIIALHRDHLIAKEKLEKDKYEKRIVKTPAGLKLVLRRYKMGASKKPLWRWKKINSGSDSAGEENTQVLRNVNKVQTNAEELNQCMRDVEMNEEKDHIKYTDKCHFMGGTLSATTAQYNKADDGTSNGLGLLKNTVHGPTVLMVKNNKIAVPANYSAKFMGFKIVDGKQHIVIKLLPTSKQNEYLLCQKVDPVKDGSSTPLLQTADSFGLSSGAIPHVTDQSTLKNNCAHPLTSPPFSCRAPHSGKTKVEKQNHSVLYGRSVSETVAPSNTAVGKGPNYLSMKLDSTVPPLEEVTKVGTQTSFSWGSFRPSSHPQVLPPAITNTLHYDPMKMPFFPELKMQNGGLNNSNGTDNLCCSTSVDSCNEGLLSFHNYSKMDPLDNPCSIWTSTDDRYKEYSKRSSFLNSRNEPASSHSESMKGLKAEKVVSAQSNINKTYEHINTKNNSVSFKSQSKYSVDSECFTEDKHNGQQYLDTNTEQGFQNVPEKYQENASDCVNSFLMPKITSVFSLQSEQAANYLSPEINQLLQDVLKVKPTSQQEFHSKMSNCVKLHSDKLLCGPETRNAACVHLKNSATACGFQRSPSNVHFSLCMRELNTRCSTNEGTCGRERPTPKTSLDSQDVDKLSRTPGVGTLLNTPTDEFTQQLVKDKVLSAAQNPSSFSPVLPVLQEQKKALFVQSLPSRFFVPFHLSNQSRHQVVSGKSLPSTSSSDGRVTNSVPASFVSNKGPGMILSFSGAVGTVANAPNASSQVSGGIASREFGKITISASEVKGENGSFRNVRSSCNGEVCGIVNDSLNSMPFKAPLVMTNSSESSVKTTSVKVLPVHQDAVFGSLESVKQQEIKQEQHVYALSPDGQQEHFLKCMTPNKPVVHKPIFFQDNAHQNCQPKKTGAMQQQLLLKIKTPTSDTLSDNTQSVSNSVPSLQVDNLQFLTPALAQKQTNLSFNDALNLTGGLMPANASLASSNPACCVPPVEPAKSAGRQLQNCSIESMQVITANKRNNSGCQKSTWSTQNRTAKVKLSLKQAMSKSSGTVGEQRKKNFKRKRKASCPEPPRKKAVLHRKCKEKNQAEIVNESGSPYKSRASKKTVRTLKLLPFNSNQLVKCPRRNQPVVVLNHPDADVPEVVNLMKTIAKFKGHVLKVLLSKRTVEALLQQDFCNPSDVTTDDFSQKRWRTIKPINPVKERFVLKLTLKKTSKNNYQIVKTTSNNTLKAKFSCWFCGRIFDNQDSWVGHGQRHLMEATRDWNSLMAR; encoded by the coding sequence ATGTCATCTGAACAGGAACACTTTTTTTGTGACAAAAAGCAAATCAGTTTCTTAAAACACAATGCTATGAAGAATTTTTCTACAGACATTACTTTGAAAGAAGAACTGGTGAGTGATCCTTTAAGTATGACGATTCAACCTGCAATTTTGGATGTCAATCTCACTTATGgactgaaaaatgtgaaaattgaATTGCCCAAGGTGAACATTCCAAATGAGGTATTGATGAAACATGAAGTTGATAGGTTTAGAAAACTCTTTCAGTGTAAGCATCAAACTGCAAGGAAGTCCTTAAGTCTAGTGAAAATAAGCGGAAGCAATCTCAGTTGTTCAGAAGGAACCCACTTGGAAATTAAACCAGAAGTGCAATTTGAAGAAGGGTTGAAAACTGCAGCAAAGGTGCTGAATTTCACTTGTACAAAGTGCAAGGATAACATTAGATACAGCCCAAATGAcctacagaaacattttcagctgtTACACTATGGCGAGTTGCCTTTGTATCCTTGTGAGATGTGCAGCTTCTCAGCTAATGACTTTCAGTCATTTAAACAGCACAGACGTGTCCATCGTAGCACTTTAGTGAAATGTGAGCTCTGTCATGATGAACAGGTGTACACTTTGTTGGCTTTGACAAAACACTTCATATCAGAGCATTGTGTAAATGGACACTTTCGGTGtgaaaaatgtggattttctACACATGATGTGGGTACATTTGTTCAGCACATTCACAAACATAAAGAGATTCCCTATAAATGTGGAAAATGCCATCAAGAAAACTTGACAGAGGAGGAGCTCAAAAATCATCTTCTTGTTCATACGagtatgttttcttttggttgtcCTTATTGCAGTTACAGCACATCACGGAAAGattatcttttaaaacacatcATAGCTTTACACAGAGACCACttaattgcaaaagaaaaactggaaaaagataaatatgaaaaaagaatAGTAAAGACTCCAGCAGGACTGAAGCTTGTGTTAAGAAGGTATAAAATGGGAGCATCGAAAAAACCACTCTGGAGATGGAAGAAGATAAACAGTGGAAGTGACAgtgctggagaagaaaatacacaAGTGCTAAGAAATGTGAATAAAGTTCAGACAAATGCTGAGGAGCTGAACCAGTGTATGAGAGACGTGGAAATGAATGAAGAGAAAGATCACATTAAATACACAGACAAATGTCATTTCATGGGTGGGACGCTCTCTGCTACTACTGCACAGTACAATAAGGCAGATGATGGAACAAGTAACGGCCTGGGATTATTGAAGAACACTGTTCATGGGCCAACAGTATTGatggttaaaaataataaaatagctGTTCCAGCAAATTACAGTGCTAAATTTATGGGCTTTAAAATAGTAGATGGAAAACAACATATTGTTATAAAATTACTACCTACAAGTAAGCAAAATGAATATTTGTTGTGTCAGAAGGTTGATCCTGTTAAAGATGGTTCTTCAACTCCTTTGCTACAGACTGCTGATTCCTTTGGCTTGTCTTCAGGTGCTATACCACATGTAACTGACCAGTCAACCTTAAAGAACAATTGTGCTCATCCATTAACCTCCCCTCCATTTTCTTGTCGTGCTCCTcattcaggaaaaacaaaagtggaaaaacaaaatcactcCGTATTGTATGGTAGGAGTGTTTCTGAAACTGTAGCACCTTCTAATACAGCTGTAGGAAAAGGTCCAAATTACTTGTCAATGAAGCTGGACTCAACTGTTCCTCCACTTGAAGAGGTAACAAAAGTTGGAACTCAGACTAGTTTCTCATGGGGAAGCTTTCGTCCTTCAAGTCATCCTCAGGTATTACCACCCGCTATTACAAATACCCTTCATTATGACCCTATGAAAATGCCCTTCTTTCCTgaactgaaaatgcaaaatggtGGCCTGAATAATAGTAATGGAACTGATAATCTCTGTTGTTCAACCTCAGTGGATTCATGTAATGAAGGATTGTTGTCTTTTCACAACTATTCCAAAATGGACCCTTTGGATAATCCATGTAGCATTTGGACATCAACAGATGACAGATACAAGGAATATAGCAAAAGAAGTTCTTTTCTAAACAGTAGAAATGAACCTGCATCTTCACATTCAGAATCCATGAAAGgtttaaaagcagagaaagttGTGTCAGCCCaatcaaatattaataaaacttACGAACACATAAACACTAAGAATAACTCTGTGTCTTTTAAAAGCCAGTCTAAATACAGTGTTGACAGCGAGTGTTTTACAGAGGACAAGCATAATGGCCAACAGTATTTGGACACTAACACAGAGCAAGGCTTTCAGAACGTACCTGAGAAATACCAGGAAAATGCCTCTGATTGTGTTAACTCTTTCTTAATGCCTAAAATCACATCTGTTTTCTCATTGCAAAGTGAACAGGCAGCTAATTATTTATCGCCTGAGATAAACCAGTTACTGCAAGATGTGTTAAAAGTAAAACCAACTTCTCAGCAAGAGTTCCACAGCAAGATGAGTAACTGTGTCAAACTTCATTCTGATAAGCTGCTTTGTGGTCCTGAGACCAGGAATGCAGCCtgtgttcatttaaaaaactcTGCAACTGCGTGTGGTTTTCAGAGGTCTCCTTCTAATGTACACTTCTCTTTATGTATGAGAGAGTTGAACACAAGATGTAGCACAAATGAAGGTACATGTGGGAGAGAAAGACCTACACCCAAAACATCACTTGATTCACAGGATGTGGACAAATTATCCAGAACTCCGGGTGTTGGTACTTTGCTAAACACTCCTACAGATGAGTTTACGCAGCAGTTAGTAAAAGATAAAGTACTGTCTGCAGCTCAAAATCCTAGCAGCTTTTCACCAGTTTTGCCTGTTCTTCAGGAACAGAAGAAAGCCCTTTTTGTTCAGTCCCTTCCATCACGattttttgttcctttccaCCTTTCCAACCAGTCTAGACATCAGGTGGTTTCCGGAAAATCTCTTCCATCAACCAGTTCATCAGATGGGCGTGTTACTAATAGTGTACCTGCAtcttttgtttcaaataaagGACCTGGAATGATTTTATCTTTTAGTGGGGCAGTTGGAACAGTTGCAAATGCCCCTAATGCTAGTTCTCAGGTTTCAGGGGGAATTGCATCCAGAGAATTTGGGAAAATAACTATATCAGCTTCAGAAGTGAAGGGTGAAAATGGCAGTTTTAGAAATGTAAGGAGTTCCTGTAATGGGGAAGTATGTGGTATAGTAAATGACTCCTTGAATAGTATGCCATTCAAAGCACCTCTTGTAATGACAAACTCATCAGAGTCGTCTGTGAAAACAACTTCTGTAAAGGTGTTACCAGTGCACCAGGATGCTGTCTTCGGTTCTTTGGAGTCAGTAAAGCAGCAGGAAATTAAACAGGAACAACATGTTTATGCACTTTCGCCTGATGGACAGcaggaacattttctgaaatgtatgACACCAAACAAGCCTGTAGTTcataaaccaattttttttcaggataatGCTCATCAAAATTGTCAACCAAAGAAAACTGGAGCCATGCAACAACAGCTTTTGCTGAAAATTAAGACTCCTACTTCGGATACACTGTCTGATAACACTCAGTCAGTAAGCAACTCGGTGCCCTCACTACAGGTGGATAACTTGCAGTTCCTTACTCCTGCACTAGCACAGAAACAAACTAATCTTAGTTTTAATGATGCCTTAAACTTAACAGGTGGGTTAATGCCAGCAAATGCCTCTTTGGCCAGCTCTAATCCAGCATGTTGTGTTCCTCCTGTAGAACCTGCTAAATCTGCAGGGAGGCAATTGCAAAATTGTTCTATTGAGAGTATGCAAGTAATAACTGCTAACAAGAGGAATAACTCTGGTTGTCAGAAGTCCACATGGAGCACCCAAAACAGAACTGCAAAAGTAAAACTTAGTTTAAAACAAGCTATGTCTAAAAGTTCAGGAACTGTGGGtgagcaaagaaagaagaatttcaAACGTAAAAGGAAGGCTAGTTGTCCAGAACCTCCTAGAAAGAAAGCAGTGTTGCACAGAAAGTGTAAGGAAAAGAATCAGGCTGAAATTGTTAATGAATCAGGTAGCCCTTACAAATCAAGGGCATCAAAAAAAACTGTGAGGACTTTGAAATTACTTCCTTTTAATTCTAACCAGCTTGTAAAATGCCCCCGGAGAAATCAACCAGTTGTTGTGCTTAATCATCCTGATGCAGATGTTCCAGAAGTTGtaaatttaatgaaaactaTTGCGAAATTTAAGGGACATGTTCTTAAGGTTTTATTGTCAAAAAGAACTGTTGAAGCTCTTCTGCAGCAAGACTTCTGCAATCCTTCAGATGTAACTACTGatgatttttctcaaaaaagaTGGAGGACAATAAAACCCATTAACCCTGTAAAAGAAAGATTTGTCTTAAAATTGACACTGAAAAAGACTAGCAAAAACAATTACCAGATTGTGAAAACTACCTCTAATAATACCTTGAAAGCTAAGTTTAGCTGCTGGTTTTGTGGTAGAATATTTGACAATCAGGATAGTTGGGTAGGGCATGGACAGAGGCATCTGATGGAGGCTACTCGAGATTGGAATTCTTTAATGGCACGATGA